The following proteins are encoded in a genomic region of Dioscorea cayenensis subsp. rotundata cultivar TDr96_F1 unplaced genomic scaffold, TDr96_F1_v2_PseudoChromosome.rev07_lg8_w22 25.fasta BLBR01000357.1, whole genome shotgun sequence:
- the LOC120254131 gene encoding glutathione S-transferase zeta class-like translates to MASGSKEIVGAEPAKLKLYSYWRSSCSQRVRIALNLKGLDYEYETVNLLKDEQFDPEFEKLNPIKYVPSLVDGDVVVGDSLAIILYLEDKYPQHPLLPKDLKKKALNLQVANIVGSSIQPLQNLSILKFIETKFDADEKLKWVQHYIGKGFSALEKLLKDVPGKYATGDEVLLADVFLAPQIDAGVARFRIDMTEYPRLARAHAAYSELPAFQAALPERQPDYPASA, encoded by the exons ATGGCGTCCGGTTCTAAG GAAATCGTTGGAGCTGAACCAGCGAAGCTGAAACTCTATAGCTACTGGCGCAGCTCGTGCTCCCAGCGCGTTCGTATCGCTCTCAATCTCAAAG GTTTGGATTATGAGTATGAGACAGTGAATCTTTTGAAAGATGAGCAATTTGATCCTG AGTTTGAGAAGCTTAATCCCATTAAGTATGTACCCTCATTGGTGGATGGAGACGTTGTTGTTGGTGATTCTTTAGCGATCATTCTT TATTTGGAAGATAAGTACCCTCAACATCCATTGCTTCCCAAGGATCTTAAAAAGAAGGCTCTTAATCTCCAG GTGGCAAACATTGTTGGTTCAAGCATTCAACCCCTTCAAAATCTCTCTATACTA AAGTTCATTGAAACTAAATTTGATGCTGATGAGAAACTTAAGTGGGTTCAACATTACATTGGCAAAGGCTTTTCTg CTCTGGAGAAGCTTCTAAAGGATGTTCCTGGAAAATATGCTACAGGAGATGAAGTCCTACTG GCGGATGTGTTTTTGGCTCCACAAATTGATGCAGGGGTAGCAAGGTTCAGAATTGAcatg ACTGAATACCCAAGACTAGCCAGAGCTCATGCTGCATATAGTGAGCTTCCTGCATTCCAAGCTGCTCTTCCAGAAAGGCAGCCAGATTATCCTGCTTCGGCTTAA